The DNA window tgatgagttatttattgCTTCATTGTAATCGCATTCAAACTGCGCCCAGTAGTTAATATTCAATTACAAGACAATCATACACTCATCAGATTCCTCAAACTGGAGAATATAATACTAACAAGTAATATGAAAGTGATGGAGACTGAGGATAGCTACAAACAAATCAAATGGCAAAAAGCTCATGGCCTTACATTAGTAATAATTATACATTATACCACCGCTGTGTTGAATTTCCTATTATGTCGCTCTATACAGTTAATGTCAATTAACTTTTGATAATTGTGTTTATGGTCAAATCTACATTATTTTCTGTTTCCTGAAGAGCATGTCATCCACTATCCCTTACCTATATCAAGCCATTTGCAGACATGTGAACACAGTCATTAACACATGCAAAGCCCTCCTCTTATTAACGGACAATGAGCGGGTGTAAAGAGAGAATAACAGATCTGTGTTGTGAATAAGCCCTGACATCTTATAGATAACACAGAATGGAAAAATGATTTTACCTTtaccttttattattatttgtatgttgctttggacaaaagcataaCAATACCATAACTGTAACCTTGACTCTGTTGAATAAGGAGAGTTTGGTGCATGCCACAAAGCAACAGTGGACCAGAAACACAAATCTTGGACTATGAAATGACCACTAAAACATGTGAGAGTCTGAACGAAGACAACACTTTACCTTACCACTTAAAGTTGGAGATTCAGGTAGAAGTTGCTGTAGTAGCCTAATTGTAGTAGCCTAATACCAGTCTTTGGCTGCAAGGCAGGCAATCATATAGACAATAAAGTTCACTTAATTATTCATGTGGGTGCCAGATAAACATGAGGGGGTGTTAAATATCTGCTAAAATGGGCCATTCTATTCCTTAGCCTAATTACACAGTTGCTGCCTGAATGAGCTTGTAAAATAATATCTGAGCATGTTTTTGACAAACAAAAGTTGCATACCCAAAACCAGAGAACAGGGCCAAGTACTACTTTCATCCATTCTGTGTCATCTTTAAGAGACAAACTAGAGACAGACATGAGCTTCAGTCTCCGTCGACTGACCACTTCAGAGTCAGAGGATAGGACTGTGCTTGTCTACACCATGCAGATGAGATGACAAGAGGAGACAACCAGACAGAAACTTCCACTTACTGAAGGGAAATGATAATAACTAGGACCAGCGTATTTCTCAAACCATGTGCCAGTATGTCAGTCAGAGGAAATAGAAGGAGAGTTTTGTCAATACAAGATGcgatcaattaaaaaaaaaaactatcaatACAAGATGGTTTACCCCAACACAAAGCCCTACCACTTACCTGATTCTTTGAGGTAATGTTTGACTATGGAAGAGACTCCCTTTGGCGTCACATAGTTTGTCAGGCCCTCCTCCCGCGACATCATTCCCTCCACTGAAGTGACCAGAGGGGATAATACACCATGGGCCAACAGCTCCTCGTAGAAACTGCCAGGGAGAAACAAACCGTTAGTTCTGAGGAGTTTATTGTAAAAACAAATGAGACAAACAACAGCAACTTTACTcggtaacagcaacaaacaaacaatagctGCACATGTAAACATTTAACCTTTTGACAATGCTTACTGCTATGGTGTACATCACTGGAAATGGTACTGTAAAAAGGTATTAACTAGTTTTAACAACTGGTATAATTCAATCACCATCGCTTTACCCTGACAATCCTTCAGTAAAtacaacacaaaaagacacagacTGATACTGGAAACGACAcaaactacagtaggcctactgtatgtgacagaCTAAGGGAGGGtgtgaatagatagatagatagatagatagatagatagatagatagatagatagatactttattgatccccaagggaaaattcaaggGATGGGATGATGTGGTTGAGCCAGTATGAATGGGCTACCTCTGGTGTATCCGCGCGTAGTGAGGCGTGGATGTAATATACTGGGCCCCCAGATCCACTGTGCAGGCAGAATCTGTGGGACTTCTGCTCGTTGACATTCGACCCCCTGCAAAACAAGTGAACACCACTGGTGTGTACATTGTGATGTAGCACCGAGCAGAATTTCCTATCAAGTAGGTCAGTGTCTCAGGAGACAGCTAAACTTGAAATTACATCACAGCTGAGCTGTAACTGCCTCTGTCTCGCGTGCCAGTGTCTGCTTGAGGCACCTCGTCTGGgagtgtactgtaggctactactgtaTTATAAAGTAGCCACTGTGTCACCTTGTCCTGAGTTGACTTAGCAAAAGTTGGCCGGCGGCTACTAAGTTTCAAATGACAAGGGAAAGTGTCACGTCCTGCACAAGCCTCAAACTACTCGTACCCTGTTTAGACGCCCATGCGATGGCTGGCATTAACATGGGCTATTTAATCTTATAGGGATGCCAAACGAACTGGAAGATGACTTGCAAGATACAAAACCCTGGTAATGTCACAACTGACAGGCAACCACAGAGAGCCTTACCAGTTAGCTGACCTGCTAGCTAGTTAGCCCCCGTTGTAAAACACAAGAAAAACAACGCACCGTTGGTTTTTGTATGGTGCAGACAATCAAAATGCACCATTGTTTCATACAGCTAGCTGTCTCTGGCTATCCCGGTTGTGTAAGCAAGCGTAGGAGATAGCAGCTACCTGCACAGGCTACATAAGATATGATAGCTAGCTAACATCAATTTTGCTGCTGACCTGCTCCACGAGATTTATCCCAGACGACAAGTTTTATTTTTTGTGGCATTTCTCTCCGAAGCAGACAAGCGCACACGCTACCAGTGAGGCCAGCCCCTACGATCAGAACACGCGACATTGTTTCAATTAGCAAAGAATGGATACAGAGTACAACTTGTGTTATCAAACTACTACAGCACTGGCTCCTCCACAGGCTGTTTGAATTCGCGTACGTGTTTGCCCCTTTAAGAGTTATGAAAGGCAGTAATTAAGTTGGCCGACCAAAAACCTTCCATTCTCTTTGTCGACTGAATGTGCATAGCAGTTTTGAAACATCAACTGCAGTTATAATTGCGTAGTGTTTTAGCAGCGCAGGCCTACCCTATATCAATGGACCTGAAGACATCATTAACATAGGCTAATTTATTTTAAcgtcagtagcctaggctatgcaaCAGGTGCCTAAATATCAGCCAGACTAACCTTAGGGCAGAGACAAACCAAGTTAGTCTACATATACTTATGATGACAATGTGCTTATTTATGTTTCCCAATTTACGAGCCAAACGAATGCCAATGACACACAGCTCACTAGCATCTCCAAAATCAACATATGACAATCTTGTGATCTTACAGTGAAGAGGACACGTTTAATTACACATTTATCATTTTGCCTATAGGCCAATGATTGCAAGCATTCATTTGATCAATCAAGTTGATCAAAGCACATCACCCTGTTTCATTCTTGCAGCAAACTGTAAACACATCTCATTATCATACGGATTCTGACGTGTATCTACGTGTTTTACGTAGGTGACCGCATGACTATTTGTGCTCGCGGTTAGGAAGTAGCACTCAAGCAACTCTGTTGGGTAAGTGTATACATTGAATTACTTATTCTGCTTTAAGTTAATTTCTAATGCAATTATCGAAAATCAGATGAACCCAAATAACCTTGTCGCGTTAGCGATCTGATCTCTTCCACTTTGTTAGTGTAAAACGTGTAGCCTATGCAACTGTAAGCCTGTATGATACAAAGTTTCAGGGACAAACTGTGTTGTTTTTTGGATAGCCTGCCTTGTTAACACTGGTGCTTAAATTATGCCGTGTAAACATTTCGCCACGCAACATTGTTGCACATGGCTTTGCCTGCTTACTAACACGATATGACACATTTGTTAATGTTGCCTGAGTGTTAAGAGAAACCACATGCTTTAACATCTTGAACCATATTTAATGTGCAGACTGCTTAGATGATTGTTGaaaaataggctacttttgaAACCCTTATGGTCCCTACAAAACGAATATGTCTCAACATGCTTTGTGATAAACACCCTATAGTGTGTTATCGCGGTTTCATATAGGCTACCTCCAAAAGCTGTGAACCTTGGAATGTAAATACAGACATATTGATCTATGGAATGCAGGTCACGTGGGACAATCCCCCTATCCCACCTCAGACAGAAAGCTGTATAATAATTGAACAGTAGAAATCTTTTTGATGACCTACTTAAAGTGTTCAAAATTAGAGTCATGTGTTGTTTGCCCATCACAGGCCTATGTTCCACCAAATAATGTTTCAGAACAGTGGTGACATTTAGAACCTGGTACATCTGAACAAACAGCTTTTTATATGAAAACATCTTTGCAAATGGCCATGAAAACATCCAGCTGGCACATGCTGTGTTACAGTAGTTAACTACAGTGGCATAAAGGGAGATTTGAGTTTTGACATCAAGTCTGTTCTGTATACCGGCTGTCTCTTACAGGGTGAAGAAGATGCAGTGGTTGGTATTGTGTGTTGGCCTCCTGTTCTGTGGCTTATCTCAAAGTAAGCCACATGCAATCAAGGATAAATGCATTGATCCAGAGGTCAACATGAACATTGTAAGTATTGttttgtggttgtttgtttgtttgtttgtttttaataagATAATTTAGgatattttaaagaagaatccgcacacttcaagtctttgtgcaaaacAGCTTTACTGAGTgctagctttcggtcgttaTACCTTCATCAGGCAGAGAATAAGATCATTTTGCCATCATAATTTAACACTTGTTGTTAATGATCTTATACTTTCTAAAATCAGCGGTACGTGGTTTTCACTTATGTTAGGCTACTTATGATGTCAATGTGCTCGATAGCCTAAACGTAGCCAAATGCCAATGATACTAGTCATCTCCAAAAACCATGCGACAATCTTTGGGGATAGGTCCTCTTATTAAAGTGCAGAGAACAAGATGGAGTTGTTGGtactgtgtgtttgcttgcttcCTCTTCTGTGGCCCATcgcagagtgtgagagagtcatAACAACAAAAAGACAGTAAGGGTCAGTTTAATGGTAGAATATAGCCGTGAGATCACTTTTGTCAGGGAAAGTTTCATTTCACATGTCAGGCAGTTTCATTTCCCATGTTTACCAGTTCATGTGACAGGGAGGGAAGCTGAATCATACAGATATACATATCTGCATGGCTGTACTCTGTTGCAATCACTGAACTTTACTCCCATTGCCTGCATGTCAGAAACAATGCCATTGCCAACTCATACTGGCACTGagagtctctgtctctcgctcgctttctctctgtgtgtgcgtttgcgtgtgtgtgtgcgtgcgcgcacgtgtgtgtgtgtgtgtgtgcgtgcgcgcacgcgtgtgtgtgtgtgtgtgtgtgtgtgtgtgtgtgttgtattcatGTCACCTATACTGACACATTAGGTCACATGACACAGTTAAAGGTCACTGAGTTCATGCCTCATGCGGGAGATGCGAAAGTCAAGACACAGAAATATTGACAGTTTGTATAGTTGATATATTGGAACTGATGTTCAGAttagtcagtctctctctctctctctatcactctctctctcattctcactctctcacactccctctccctctctttctcactctctctctgtccctctgatTTAATCATTCTTAGGTGTATTGTGTGTAAGTGGTCATAAGCCATTtgttaattaagggtctagtacaGTGTACTTCACACGTTAGTACAGATGTTAAACACACGTTAGTTCAGATGTTAATGTCATCTCTAAGACAGACAGCGTGAGGTGTGAGGTGCAATGTGTTTAGGgtgtgagtctgagtctgagtctgtacTTGACAGCCTAGCACCATTCACAAGATAGGGCCCTGCCTGCACCACATTCCAACTACATCACTgtaatagtgttttttttttttttaactaaaacATTAAGAGTCAAGTTGTCAAATTGTAGTCAAAACACTATTTGAAGCGAATGAATTGCCCGTCTTGCCCTATTTGTTTTAAACACAAACCTTTGCAATGATTAGGCACGTTTGAGGAGGTGTTAATGGTTGTCCACAAATTTTAGTTTCTTAGATACCCAACCTCAGTGGTTGTTGAAAGGTTTGACAGGGTTGTTGATAAAGCAGACTTCTTGCCACCAAGATAAGCACAGGGGTGGCTTTTAAGTTAGCGTAAATCAATCACTCGGGCATTTGGTGAACGTATTTGATGAGGTTTAATAGTTTAAAATCAATTACATCATGGTTGTATTATTGGGCTAAAGAGCCAGCTTAGATAAAAGCTAACTGAGGTGGAAGAGCAGGCTACCTATGAGCATGTAAACCCCTCAGCTTCCATTAGCCAGCAGAGATCAAGTCACCGTGGCTGTGTTTGTTGCTGTTCTCATGTCTCATCGGCATGTGACACATTGGCTCATAGACAGTtagaagggggggagagagagaggagagagagaaaacctagCCCTTCCTCCTTCTACACCATGCACCCCTggatctctatctgtctatctttctctctctctctctactccactgtctctctctctccctctgtctggctctcttcactctccttctctctctctctctcgtccccactgtctctctctctctctcgcctccccactgtctctctctctctctctctctctcgctctctccctctgtctggctctctttattctctccttccctctctctcccctcctccctctccgtctccgtctccctctctcttctcatcccctTCACTGCTAATGTGTGTTGAGGCAGCAGTGGATTTATCCTTAAGTGGCATCCGCTGCAGTGTACCGACTGGCGGCCCAGGGGGTAGAGCCAAACTGCCTTTAATTATGCATGGGAGAGATTGCATGGGAGCGCTGGAACCAACAAGCTTGCGCGTTTCCCTTTGAAGTTTTTGATTAGAATTTATATTGTACAGAACGTGTGGCAgtgatggtggtgctggtggtgtgtgtgtatgtgtgtgtacgtacgtgcgtgtgtgtttatgtttgtgtaaggggaggctgtgtgtgtgtgtgtgtgtgtgtgtgtgtgtgtgtgtgtgtgtgtgtgtgtgtgtgtgtgtgtgtgtgtgtgtgtgtgtgtgtgtgtgtgtgtgtgtgtgtgtgtgtgtgtgtgtgtgtgtgtgtgtgtgagtgtgtgtgtgtgtgtgtgtgtgtgtgtgtgtgtgtgtgtgtgtgtgtgtgtgtgtctgtgtttgtaaagggaggcagtgtgtgtgtgtgtgtgtgtgtgtgtgtgtgtgtgtgtgtgtttataagggggaggctatatgtgtgtgtgtgtgtgtgtgtgtgtgtgtgtgtgtgtgtgtgtgtgtgtgtgttgtgtgtgtgtgtgtgtgtgtgtgtgtatgggggagggagggggttgtTGTGAGTCAGTTAATTCCAGCTGAAATAAGTGTATTCTCAACAGCACGCTCCGCCACTAATGGCTGAGTGGCAGGATGAAAGGCGAGGTGTAGCTTCTTTTTTCTAAATGCAATTTCAACCAGTGCAGCATTTAATTCATTTGAGTTAttttaagtcacacacacacacacacacacacacacacacacacacacgcagacacagccAGCCCTAGTTACATTAGAGGGGTCTGCATGGAGCAGCTGTTGAGGCCACACTGAAAAGTTTTACTTTCTCTCAACTCTCAGTGTCGCCAACTAACGGTGCTGACACGACTGAAACTTCAGTTCTAAAAGCTAAAAGTGATGCCATAATTTCCCTTaaaactattagccgcggcttattcattgatttgcaaaatctcttcagctatgagattaaCACATAgggtcagttaatatggtattgatatggctttgtttctttttaacttCAGTAAAACGACTTGTAcagtacacaatgcggctaatatacaggaaatgactgtagccaTTAATGATAGACTTTAGTCAGACCTGAAAGTGTTTAGTGTTGATGTCTTATTTTTTGGTGATGGATGATAAGGTGAAAATAATAAAGAGTTTAATCttatttccttctctttctatgatctttctatctctttcccttttctctcccccccctcagAGTGAGATCATCCGGCACTGGGGCTACCCTGCGGAGGAGTATGAGGTAGTGACGGAAGACGGATACATCCTCAGCGTCAACAGGATCCCACATGGCATCCACAGCAAAAATGGGGACGGTATGTTCACGCGTGcctgttctgagtgtgtgtgtgtgtgtgtgtgtgtgtgtgtgtgtgtgtgtgtgtgtgtgtgtgtgtgtgttcaaagaaTGTGAGTGTAAATACTTGagttagtttctctctctctctctctctctctctctctcttagtgtgtgtatgacttgagaggaaaaaaaacaacaacaaaaaaaacaaaaaaaaacaaaaacagattgACATAAATGGGCATGTATGGATCTGTCTATCCGAAGACCTCATTAGCATGAATAGTTAATGGTTGAGCCGTTAGCTTAGCGCTAATGTTGTCGCTGGAAAAAAAGGGATCTGCTGGCCATGTAACAGGATattggtctgtgtgttgtgctgccaGTTTACAGACAagccagcgcacacacacacacacacacacacacacacacacacactcaggcacaggcacacagtcaGAGTAGAAAGTGGTTTGCCATAATTTTACTTTCTCTGTGTTGATACTCCATGTCTTTGTTGTTGACCAATTCTTTCAAAGGCTATTTGCAGTAAATCTAGTTTTGACGTTTTGCATTGTAATCAATCCAGAATCAGGACAAACAGCAATAAGACAGATTTAGACATCAAAgctgatatattttttttaaaggaatgtTTATGTTAAAGTTAGTTTAGTGTAGAGGATTAATCTGTTTAATAgtatttgttaaaaaaaaaaaaagtgagacaGTGAGCCCTAGTTACTGGCAACTGGCAATGAGCAAAATCAGATGTGCATGAAATAAAACTATTTACACAATTTGGCAGAGTGATTTTATTAATTAGTAATGCCATGACTCTTAGGTAACCTTAGCTCATGCACAAATGACGTATGCCTGACAGTAGCCTGACAATAGCCCTTTTTCCATAAGATTTTCAAGAGAATTATCTTCTTAATGGAAAAAGGACTTATGAAACGTGGGCCTAGTATTCCGTATCAGATACTGAGGAACAGCTCATAAACAGCTGACCCCACGGGTCACGGAAACTCCTCGCTGGGCACAAGGCGCATGCCATGAGCGGAGCGCAACTTGAGGAATGACCTCTCGTGACCTCCGACTCATTCTCTCCCCAGCAAGGTCTGCGTCAGTTGTCATGGCGATGACCACGGGAGAAATGACTGCTGTTGCACATGAAAAGCCTGTGCCTGGCTCGGTTAGTCATTCTTCCGTCTCaaccttcctctcctctattttcTGAACcgctttctttccttcctctgtttcgtcttttttttttttgccgttgTGGTGAGTGCAAACGGCatcccatgtttttttttttttactgggtgAAAGATGACCATCCTGTTGTGCTGCAGTTCCTTGTCCATTTCAACCAAGCAAATCCAAAAAAGTGGAACTCAGAACTTCAAACTCAGAACTCAGAACTCAGAACTCAGAACTCGCAAATCCACCATGGCAATGGGTCTCAGAAATTCCATCTCAGAAATACTCATTGGTCCAAactttctcctctcctggaCCTCCCTGTTTCCGATCATTCAAGTTACCTGGAGCGTAGCCTGTAATGAGATGGCATAAGTGACTTCATACTTGCCGTACTGGGTGCAAAGATCTGTCATAGAATGTCTCCAAAGGTTGATTGGGATTATGACTAGGGATTcttgatgacattaaaggaAAGGTCAGTGTTGCAATTATGATTGATGAAAGTTATAAAAAAGATATGTTGTGTACAGTTACGTCTGTAGTTAGATTATAGTTAGGCTTATTAGGCATATGGTTATGCAACTGTGCCCTGTGTGGCAGATACTGATAGAGGTGAATGCCGGTTGTAGTCTTCATTGTGGTCTACATGGAGGTATAGAAGTTCATGTAATGACTGTGTTCAGTCATTGTATTTCTGGCTGGTATTGTCATTTCACTGCTATAAACATCAGCGTGCTCGATGAAGGCACATAGATCTGAGTATTCGCCCTGATTGAGGCGAGTTGGGTTGTAACCCTGTGTCCCAGTCTTCAACAGATTGCAGTATTGCCTCAGATCTACAGTAGATGTAGTTCTTGCTTAGATGTAAACACAGATTGAGCAGTATGGGGTGTTTTGAAGTTATATACTGAACTTTTGATAAAGTGATTTGTGGTTAGTATCCCAGAAGCAAACGCCTGAGTGTTTTACTGTAAGAATCACAGCTGTGTGTTGCCTTTTGAGAACACTTCAGAGAGCACAAGAACCTGGTTGAGTATCCTTCACATCCTTCAACAGCCCTGTTCTCAGTTCTCATGTTTGGTTAATGAGGATGAGCGgctttctgccttttttttttttttactgtcattTGCCTGAAGGGAGTTATTCACTGTCCCCATCTCCTCAGTGCTTGCTTGAGGGCTCTCAGGCGTTTGGGACTCTGCAAAGTGCCTTGAGACACTTTCAGTTGTTCTGTCGCTATATAAatacaattgaattgaatggaggtaAAGGGTTACCCGTGTTGAGAAGCGCTCCACAGAGATGCCCACGGGGTTCAGGTGGCAATTATCTCTTGAGTTATTCTATTTTAAGTGGGAGGACACTGTGATTTATTACAGTGTGTAACTGGCATAGTTAATAAAGACTACTATGTGCAATATGtcaaatatacatatacagtatgtaatataTATGTCACAtagcctaaccctaacctcaCTTACATAAGTCATAAAGAATACTGTGTAACCCCACTcttcatgtatgtatgtatatatattccTTACTCTGCCCCATCCTTAAACTTAATAATGCATAGCACAGAACACATTGTTGTGATTCATTAATGTGGCATTAATTCCTCAATGCTTTATCATACGTGGTGTGAACTGGAGCCACTTTTCCTTCCCCTTATGGTTCTGCGGTTGCGGTAGGCAAGGGCAGCTCTGCAGGCCTGGCtttagcggtgtgtgtgtgtgtgtgtgtgtgtgtgtgtgtgtgtgtgtgtgtgtgtgtgtgtgtgtgtgtgtgtgtgtgtgtgtgtgtgtgccagcaacTCTCTCAGTGATGGTAATGGGGGGATCTCCCCAGGTCGGCACCATGCACTTTCAGTGACCTGCGGAGTTTATGCAAACTGTAGAATTATGAGTGTGATGTTGCTCGGGTTGTTATGGAGATTGGGTCTTTAAATATGCTGCTTCATCAGTCAGACAAGGGATTTAGCatcaaagagatagagagagagaaagagagggagagagagagagagagagagagagagagtttgtgagtgtgtgtgtgtgtgtgtgtgtgtgtccagaggctTGTGTGGGTTTAGCAGGGTCAGTAAATGTATTCTGATATTTGATGAATAAATCAAGAATCATCAAGCTGTTTGTTTCGTACATTTGTGTAGTGTTTGTGcgtgatgtttgtgtgtctctgtgtagggagggcagtgtgtgtgtgtgtgtgtgtgt is part of the Sardina pilchardus chromosome 22, fSarPil1.1, whole genome shotgun sequence genome and encodes:
- the LOC134070587 gene encoding renalase-like → MSRVLIVGAGLTGSVCACLLRREMPQKIKLVVWDKSRGAGGRMSTSRSPTDSACTVDLGAQYITSTPHYARIHQSFYEELLAHGVLSPLVTSVEGMMSREEGLTNYVTPKGVSSIVKHYLKESGAEVFFDRHVTHVYRRGACWEVRRKDGEPELFDAVVLTMPVPQILQLQGDVGSSNCSSLTIEPQGFGYEHEEEANGSSVG